GTTGTTATGCTGGCAGCAACTCGTCCATCTCTTGGCTTCCAGCAAAAAGGATATATTGCCTTTAAATAGGcagtacattttgatttttttaacaaGAGTTTTGTCTTGCTTGTTTCCTTCCCATAATAGCATTCATTTAGTGAATTATGCATGACTATTGTGGCACGCCACTCCCTAAAGTAGTGCACTAGTGTTATTTCTAGTCATTTATTTTACACAGCAGAGACCGATTCCATTCAgtgatttttaatgaataaccCTTGAAGATAGAAATTTTGTTGTATAGCTCAGGCTTGTTTACAGTATATGAATGTTATTAGCTGTTTACAATATGTGACAGAATACAGAAGCGTGTGTAAGAATAAGTGTGCTGCATCAATGTTTCTGATATCATAATATGCTTTGATTTGGCAGGTGTGCGAAACCATCAAGGTTGGAAGTGCAATGGCGTCCTCTGGAGGTAAGATGTGAAAATAGGAGCAGCTAAGCTCCAATTTTGAAATCAATATGCTTCTCTATAACCATAATCTAAATTAAGTCATTCTGCAAATAAAATGCATGGGTTATCAAATGCAATGCTGTACGGCTTATAGACTTTCAGGTTAAGGAACTGGACAAGCGTGCCTCAGGACAGGCTTTTGAAGTAATCCTGAGTCCCACGGCTCCAGATGCCAAGGGAGAATTCCCACTTTCAACCCCAAAGAAGAAGGAGGTATCTCTGGATGAGATCCAGAAAAAACTGGATGCAGCAGAGGAGAGACGCAAGGTAAGGGATGGTTTAGCAATGAATCGCGAACTATCCTGCATTCTGGTCCTCATGTGTTCTTCACTTCATATTAGAACCATGAGGCAGAGGTCCTGAAGCATTTGGCTGAGAAACGAGAGCATGAGAAGGAGGTCCTTCAGAAAGCAATGGAGGAGAACAACAACTTCAGCAAGATGGCAGAGGAGAAGCTAAACCAGAAAATGGAAGCCAACAAAGAAAACCGCACAGCACGCATGGCAGCTATGAATGAGAAATTCAAAGAGAAGGTGAGATGAATACATACAGTATGTATTGTATATTAATCCATAAAGCTTTAGTTCTATTGAATAATACATGTTTATGTACGTGTTTTAATggatgtttgtttctttattttagGACAAGAAGCTTGAAGAGGTACGaaagaacaaagaaacaaaagaGGGGGGCGAGGGGGACAACTAAGTTTCCCCTCTCATTTTCCTTTTCATTTAGGGTATAGTATTGGGTTTTTTAATGTATccaaagatttattttttgttcCATTAAATGGCCTGTTTTCCATGTTTGGATCCATGTACTTGCCACTTTTTTATTAAGGAGTTTTGGGG
This DNA window, taken from Pseudorasbora parva isolate DD20220531a chromosome 7, ASM2467924v1, whole genome shotgun sequence, encodes the following:
- the stmn1b gene encoding stathmin 1b; amino-acid sequence: MASSGDFQVKELDKRASGQAFEVILSPTAPDAKGEFPLSTPKKKEVSLDEIQKKLDAAEERRKNHEAEVLKHLAEKREHEKEVLQKAMEENNNFSKMAEEKLNQKMEANKENRTARMAAMNEKFKEKDKKLEEVRKNKETKEGGEGDN